The following is a genomic window from Sporocytophaga myxococcoides DSM 11118.
TTACCCAAAACTTCCCTGACCTTATCATCGGTTTGCTTCAGTTCAAGTTTCATGCCTGAAGGTGATTTCAGGTCGAACCAGAATAAATGATTGAAGGTATGATTTCCAATGATGTGCCCCTCCTGATCTGTTTTTTTTAGTAAAGCTTCGTTTCCCTCAATGTTTTTTCCAATAACAAAAAATGCAGCAGGAATAGAATGCTCTTTTAAAATTTGTAATATTCTGGGAGTTATTTCGGGATGAGGACCATCGTCAAAGGTTATGCATAGTTCTTTCTTATTGTCAGGACCAGCACAAACAGCTTTTACAAAAAAGCCTGCACTCAAATAAGTCACTCCGTAAAATACAACCCCGGAGTAACCTAAAACAGAAAGTACCAGCCACCAAAAAGAAAAACCTTTTTCGATCGCCAGGTAAAGGAGGAGTACCGAAATTATAAAAAATAATGCACTGACAAGCTTAAACCTCAACATGAGGATAGTAAAATGAGGGAATGATTTCCGCAGTAGTGGTTATACAAAAGAATCTTGTTCACTTCCTTGTCAGAATTGCGAGTCAAAGAAACACATGTAGGAATTTCTTTTTTCTTTAGAATCTGGGAAGCCAGCCAAACTCCAAATGCGGAAGCTGTAGAATACTCGCCGCAAAGATTTTTGAAAGCTGCAGAATTATTTTCTTTAAAGAAATTTTCTTTAAATTCTGAATATACTTTATCCCCTTCCTTATCGCCATTGGCTCCTAACAATATCAGATCAATATCTTTAGATTGTATGTTGTTAGAAGAAAGAATTCTGTCCAGAACCTTTTTTAGATCTTCCTTGCCATTTGTATTAAACAGCATTTCTACTGCCAGCACAGTGGCATAGGGATCATTTGGACTTGAAGATAGAGAAAAGAATGTAGCACCTTCACCAGGCATTGTCCCATCTGGATTTTTGTTAAAAATTTCAGAGGTTTGTACCCCTGTCTTCCACAAACCTTTTTTGGCATGAATGGAATAATGGTTAGGTGTAATTTCGTCTACTCCACCTAGCAGAACATTACTGGCTTCCCCCTCTTTCAAAAGAAGTAAAGAATCCACAAAAGCGCTTTCGAACGAAAAATCTCTGTGAACATAGGTGAAATTATAATTATTGCAGGTAAGAAGTAATGCAATCTGAGCACCAACAGTATTATGCGTTGATTGGATAAATGAAGTTGGTGTTAAAAACTGTTCTTTGTTATTAAGTATATTACAGAGAAAATTCTCAGTGTCCTCGAGGCAACCCATACCAGTACCCGTAATGATTGCATCAGGATTTTCAACCTTTGCATCTCTGAGACAATAGTTAGCAGCTGCTACACCCATTTTTATAACCTTCCCCATTCTTCGTGCAGCAGCCGGCGATATGAACTCCTTATAATTTGGCTCTACCACTTTAAAATAATCCTGATGATATTTTATCTCTTCCAGAAAAGAGGAATTGTCCAGAGTATTCTGGGGAGAGACATTACCAAGACCATTAATATAAATCTGCATAATTTAAATCTTCTTAAAAACAAGAGCTGAGTTATTCCCTCCAAAACCAAATGAATTGGAAAGTACACTTTTGATATCTACACCTGATAGTAATGAAGTTTCAGGAGCAAGGTCCAGC
Proteins encoded in this region:
- a CDS encoding polysaccharide deacetylase family protein, translated to MLRFKLVSALFFIISVLLLYLAIEKGFSFWWLVLSVLGYSGVVFYGVTYLSAGFFVKAVCAGPDNKKELCITFDDGPHPEITPRILQILKEHSIPAAFFVIGKNIEGNEALLKKTDQEGHIIGNHTFNHLFWFDLKSPSGMKLELKQTDDKVREVLGKYPLYFRPPYGVTNPPLYKALRDSRYSVIGWNVRSFDTVVMDKNSLLDKLKKALKPGAIYLFHDTNDRTVEILESFILYAKENGYSFVSIEKFVNKNAYAVN
- a CDS encoding beta-ketoacyl synthase chain length factor codes for the protein MQIYINGLGNVSPQNTLDNSSFLEEIKYHQDYFKVVEPNYKEFISPAAARRMGKVIKMGVAAANYCLRDAKVENPDAIITGTGMGCLEDTENFLCNILNNKEQFLTPTSFIQSTHNTVGAQIALLLTCNNYNFTYVHRDFSFESAFVDSLLLLKEGEASNVLLGGVDEITPNHYSIHAKKGLWKTGVQTSEIFNKNPDGTMPGEGATFFSLSSSPNDPYATVLAVEMLFNTNGKEDLKKVLDRILSSNNIQSKDIDLILLGANGDKEGDKVYSEFKENFFKENNSAAFKNLCGEYSTASAFGVWLASQILKKKEIPTCVSLTRNSDKEVNKILLYNHYCGNHSLILLSSC